Proteins co-encoded in one Candidatus Rokuibacteriota bacterium genomic window:
- a CDS encoding NADH-quinone oxidoreductase subunit I has translation MRNGFLRESWEVAKAVGLAMAVTFRNLFRKPVTVRYPDVTRPYPDRFRGVLALVYEETGEEACIGCRLCEYVCPPQVIKVEMLKGEKRNYARTFTLELYACEFCELCVQVCPTDAIIMLKTFDLATSDRRELLLDKDRLHHLGRQFAPSWATGTRLRAMQAPPKAEKGAAKEGGE, from the coding sequence GTGCGTAACGGGTTCCTCCGGGAGAGCTGGGAGGTGGCGAAGGCTGTCGGCCTGGCTATGGCTGTCACGTTCCGCAACCTCTTCAGGAAGCCGGTGACGGTGCGGTACCCCGACGTGACGCGGCCCTACCCCGATCGCTTCCGCGGAGTCCTGGCGCTGGTCTATGAGGAGACCGGCGAGGAGGCGTGCATCGGCTGCCGGCTCTGCGAGTACGTCTGCCCGCCGCAGGTCATCAAGGTGGAGATGCTGAAGGGCGAGAAGCGCAACTACGCCAGGACGTTCACGCTCGAGCTCTACGCCTGCGAGTTCTGCGAGCTCTGCGTCCAGGTCTGCCCCACCGACGCCATCATCATGCTGAAGACGTTCGACCTGGCCACCTCGGACCGCCGCGAGCTGCTCCTGGACAAGGACCGGCTCCACCATCTCGGGCGCCAGTTCGCCCCCTCCTGGGCCACGGGGACCCGGCTCCGCGCGATGCAGGCTCCTCCCAAAGCCGAAAAGGGCGCAGCCAAAGAGGGCGGCGAGTGA
- a CDS encoding NADH-quinone oxidoreductase subunit J — MSLGAAAFWGLALVLLASSLAVVLSRNLFHSVLYLAVALVTTAGLFLHLEAEFLAAVQILLYAGGVVTIVVFAIMLTERLVGERLTQTNRQLANGAIVSVTVLVALLLFLTRGNLPRERPPLTGDLTQQIGRDLLTRFVLPFELLAVLFLAALLGALFFARRED, encoded by the coding sequence GTGAGCCTCGGGGCGGCGGCGTTCTGGGGGCTGGCCCTCGTGCTCCTGGCCTCCAGTCTCGCCGTCGTCCTCTCCCGGAATCTCTTCCACTCGGTCCTCTACCTGGCCGTCGCCCTGGTCACGACAGCCGGGCTCTTCCTCCATCTCGAGGCCGAGTTCCTGGCCGCGGTCCAGATCCTCCTCTACGCCGGGGGCGTGGTCACGATCGTCGTCTTCGCCATCATGCTCACCGAGCGGCTCGTGGGCGAGCGGCTGACCCAGACCAACCGTCAGCTCGCCAACGGGGCGATTGTCTCCGTCACGGTGCTGGTGGCGCTCCTCCTCTTCCTGACGCGGGGGAATCTGCCCCGGGAGCGCCCGCCGCTCACCGGCGATCTCACGCAGCAGATCGGCCGCGACCTCCTGACCCGCTTCGTGCTCCCGTTCGAGCTGCTGGCGGTCCTCTTCCTCGCGGCGCTCCTCGGAGCGCTCTTCTTCGCCCGGCGGGAGGATTAG